The Plantactinospora sp. KBS50 sequence GGGGGCCGCCGGGCAGCTTTCCCAAGGACGGGGTGACGCTGGCGCCGTTGAGCAGCCCCAAGCCCACCCAGTTCCGCTTCTACGCCTCCCCCGACCGCGAGGGCTCACCGATGCCGCGAAAGGCCGCGAAGGCCACCGGGTACGCCGCCGGCAGTGGTCTGCGGGGCCGCAAGATGTACCGCTGGCGGGAGGAGACCCCCAGCACTGGGAGCCGATTTCCGACCGCGAAGACCCGGCACGGGCGTACCTCGCGATGGAGGACCAGCGGAAGAAGCCCACGCAGCTCTCCCGGCACCGCGGCTGGGTACGCCCCGGCGTGACGTTCGAGGTTGAACTGTTCCTCGACGGCGCCGGCGAGGACGAACTCGGCGCCCTGCTGTGGTTGCTCACCCGCGACGACGCGCCCCTGCGGCTCGGCGCCGGCAAGCCGTACGGCTTCGGCGTCGTGACCGCCGGGGTCGACTGGGACCAGACCAGACTCTGGGACGCGGCCGGGGTGCGGGCCGGCTGGTTGGGGCTGGCCCGGCCCGAGGTTGAAGGCCGCGACCGGCTCATCGGGCTCGCCGAGGCATTCGCCGGCACCGCACATGGCAACGGGATGCTGCGGGAGGCAACCGAGTCGTATCTCGCAGCGGCCCGACCGGTCAGCGAGCCGGTGCACTACCCGCGCAAAACTCCCCAGCCGCAGGCCGAAAGCTACGAATGGTTCGGCTGGAACGACCAAGCCAGAAACGGGACGGTACTCAACGGTTGGGCGTTGCCCCACGTGCGTGATCCCGAGCAGCGGCTGCCCTTCGCCGACGATGAAGGTCGGGCTGCGGGGACCGCAGGTGGTGCTGATCAGCGTCGCAGCGGCTCAGGTAATCCCGGTGCCGGGCGTTCGGGCAAGCGAAAGTCCGTACCTCCGCAGAGTCGCGGCGGGTCCGGCCAGGCATCCGGTCGACCCGGCCGTGGTGGCAGGGGACGGCCGGGTTAGCCGTCCAACCTGAGCCGACTGCCCTCGTTTCTTCATCACGAACATCACTCGCACTCGATCGCCCGCCGGCCGTCTCGGCGGCGGCGTCCGCTCGTTGCCTTCGAGTGGAGACTCAGGAAACGGAGACCAGGACATGCGGTTCTACGTGGACGTCGCGGGGCCGGACGCGGCGCTGCCGTGGAAGCACGTACACGGGGTGGCGCACGCCGTGGTATATGGGCTGCTCGGCGACCAGGCGCCCGACCTCGCCACCGACCTGCACGACCATGGCTGGAACGGCACCGGCCTGCGCCCGATCGGCATCACGCCGCCCGCCTTCACCGGTGCCCGGAGGAAGCCCGGCGCGTTCATGATGTCGACCAACGGCCGGATCTGGTTCGGCTCCCCCGTACCCGAACTGGCCGCGTTGCTGCTGACCGGCGTGACCAGCCGCCGCGAGCTGCGCTGGGGACCGGTCACCCTCACCGTCAAGGGCGCACAGTTGGAGCCGGTCGGCGGCGCGGAAACGCCGGCCGTCCTGGAAACCCGCACGCCCATCCTGATCAAGGCCGAGGGCGATCGGTACCTGCTGCCCGAGGACGACGGGTATACCGAAAGGCTGCTGGCCAACATCCGGCGCAAGGCCAAAGCGCTCGGGGTGCCCGGCGACGCCGACCTTGAGGTGCTGGACGCCGGCAAGCGCCGCCGGTACGACGTGTGCGGCGGCATCCGGATCGGAGCGACCGCGAAGATCCGCCTGCACGCCGACCCCCGCCTTGTCGACGCGCTTCGCGAGTGGGGCCTCGGACTGGCCACCATCGAGGGTTTCGGCTGGGTCCGCTGAACACGACCGGCCGGCTCGCGCACCGCTCCCGGCCCGACGCTCTGACCAGCACAAATGCACGACCGGCGGTCCGCTGCAAAATCGACCCCAACCGAGCCCCAAAAGACGGCCCTGACCTGCGACTTAAGGTTCGGGTCACCCATCACCCCTGGAGGGATCGCAACGTGGGGCGCTGCTGTGCGGGACCTGCCACGTAACGGTCGCCCATCACCCCTGGAGGGATCGCAACTCGTCACGGTGTGGCGCTGGCAGATCAGCTGGTGCGTCGCCCATCACCCCTGGAGGGATCGCAACATGCCGTCCCGCCGGCGGCCCGGCCGCTCGGGAGGTCGCCCATCACCCCTGGAGGGATCGCAACCCGGCCTGGGCGCGGCGTTGAAGCATGCGCACCGAGTCGCCCATCACCCTGGAGGGATCGCAACACCAGGCTGGGCGCCCAGCCTGGGGCGACGGGGTCGCCCATCACCCCTGGAGGGATCGCAACTTGATCAGTTCCGCCGCCCACAGGTATGTGTCGATTGTCGCCCATCACCCCTGGAGGGATCGCAACAGCCGCGCCCAGACTCCCGAGTAGATGACCTCGGGAGTCGCCCATCACCCCTGGAGGGATCGCAACTCTCGCTCATGGCTGCGCTCCGTCAGATGGTGGTGGTCGCCCATCACCCCTGGAGGGATCGCAACTGCGTCTTCTCAATCTGGATTGCCGCCCGCAGGCGGTCGCCCATCACCCCTGGAGGGATCGCAACATGACCTCCGCCGCTCGGGCCTCCGGCCCGCCGGCGATGTCGCCCATCACCCCTGGAGGGATCGCAACGGGTCCGGGTGTCGGGCACCCCACCGGACAGGACCCGCCAGTCGCCCATCACCCCTGGAGGGATCGCAACAGAATCCTGCGTAGCTGGCCGGCCACCTCAGGCGTCGCCCATCACCCCTGGAGGGATCGCAACCCTCAGCCCAGCCGCGCTTGGTGAGCTTGGCGCCGAGTCGCCCATCACCCCTGGAGGGATCGCAACGCCGGGTGCGGTGGATCTGCCTGGACACCCGGTCCCAGTCGCCCATCACCCCTGGAGGGATCGCAACGGGTACCTCCCGATCGGGGCTCCGGTCTGCGTTGGCGCGCGTCGCCCATCACCCCTGGAGGGATCGCAACACGGTCTGCCCGATGAGCTGTAGTTCCTGATGGGACGGGTGGGCACGCACGCATCGGCATCAACAGTGGACGGTCGCCGGCAAGGTCGTGGATTCGAAGCCGTGTCGTCGGTGTCGACCGCTCGTTTGCCAGTCCGGTGACCACAACGTGAAGGGAGGTCGGGTCCATGGGGTTGTCCACGACCGTGGCCCCTCCGGCGCTGGCGCTGACGGCGCATCCCCTGCAACGGTGCGGCGCCTGGGCGGTTGCCGTCCTCGCTGGCCGCGACGAGCCTGGCGAGCTCACCCCGGACGACCTGGACACGGTCGCGGGCCGGCTGGTCGACGACGTGGTGACCGCGTCCACCAAGCCGAAGAAGCCGGAGCCGGACTGGTGGAAGGTGCTGTTCGCGCTCTACCCGAACGCCAAGCCGACCCACGCGAAGCGTAGCCGCGATCCGGACACGCTCCGGCCGGCGGTGGTGGCGCTGTTCGCCGCAGATCAGCCGGGACCGACCGCGCTGCCCTGCGCGTTCTGCTCGGCACCGGCGACCGTGCTGTGGGCCAAGTCCCATCTGCCGATGTTCGACACGCCGCACGCGGTGAACAATCTGCCGCCGGGCACGGCGGGCTGGCCGGTGTGCCGGGGCTGCCGGATCGCGCTCTGGGCGCTGCCGTACGGCGCCTGGCTGACGGCCGGCTCGGCGACCGTGCTGATGTGCGCGAACCCGGCCGTGGAGCGGCGTTTCGTCGACCGCAACGTCACCCGCGCCCGCCGTATCCAGCAGGTGGGCTTCACCGGCGTACCCGTCGACGCCGGCGCCGAGGCGGTGGCCCTGGCCGCGTTGCGGGCGCACGCCGCCGACGCCCCGGCCGACGCGGTGCTGTGGTCGTTCAAGAACGACAACAAGTCGCCGTGGCTGAAGGTGAGCGCGACCCGCCAGGCCATCGCCCGGCTGCTTGTGCGGATCGAGTCCGACCGGGCGACCCGCCGCGGTTGGCGCCGGCTGCGTCGCGCGCTGGCCGGTCGGAACCGGGACCGTCGCGGCCACGCCGCCATCGCCCGGACGCTCTTCGCGGGCGAGCCCGGTCCGGTGGACCGGCTGCTGCGCGCACTGCAGCACGAGTTCACCGACCCACCGAACGATCCTGCCACCACCGACGGGTGGCGGCGGCTGGCCCGCGCCTATCAGGAGGAGATGTACGGCATGGACGTCGAGCGGCTCGCACCGGCCCGCCGGCTGGTCGCGGCCTGGATCATGGCCGAGCGTAA is a genomic window containing:
- the cas6 gene encoding CRISPR-associated endoribonuclease Cas6; amino-acid sequence: MRFYVDVAGPDAALPWKHVHGVAHAVVYGLLGDQAPDLATDLHDHGWNGTGLRPIGITPPAFTGARRKPGAFMMSTNGRIWFGSPVPELAALLLTGVTSRRELRWGPVTLTVKGAQLEPVGGAETPAVLETRTPILIKAEGDRYLLPEDDGYTERLLANIRRKAKALGVPGDADLEVLDAGKRRRYDVCGGIRIGATAKIRLHADPRLVDALREWGLGLATIEGFGWVR